A section of the Caldilineales bacterium genome encodes:
- a CDS encoding phosphotransferase, with protein sequence MSLTLEEALKRVPMWRDRTDLDPKPLTGGITNRNYRMDVDGESFVLRLSGENTELLGIHRPSEWAANKAAAELGLAPEAVYFIEPEGCLVTRFIEGEPIPAEAMSEERWLAQVAASLHRYHTRGPLLVSRFDIFEVIASLTRVGREHSGLFPVDFDWLMEQVRAVEAAFARQPYLPRPCHNDLLTANFLNAGGKLVILDWEYAGMGDETFDLANFSHHHSLDDDQVRFLLGAYYGQASERRFARLKLMEPLSDLREALWGTVQTGISTLDEDFAGYAEQWYARAAAAFADPRFSGWLVLS encoded by the coding sequence ATGTCCCTGACCCTCGAAGAGGCGCTGAAGCGCGTGCCCATGTGGCGAGATCGCACCGATCTCGACCCCAAACCGCTCACAGGCGGGATCACAAACCGCAACTATCGGATGGACGTGGATGGTGAGTCGTTCGTGCTGCGGCTGAGCGGTGAAAACACCGAGCTGCTGGGCATCCACCGGCCCAGCGAATGGGCGGCGAACAAGGCGGCGGCCGAGTTGGGCCTAGCGCCCGAGGCGGTGTACTTCATCGAGCCGGAGGGCTGCCTGGTGACGCGCTTCATCGAGGGTGAGCCGATCCCGGCCGAGGCGATGAGCGAGGAGCGGTGGCTGGCCCAGGTTGCCGCCTCGCTCCACCGCTATCACACCCGCGGCCCCCTGCTCGTCAGCCGCTTCGATATTTTCGAGGTCATCGCTTCACTGACAAGGGTAGGGCGAGAGCACAGTGGCCTTTTCCCTGTCGACTTCGACTGGCTAATGGAGCAAGTGCGGGCAGTGGAAGCGGCCTTCGCCCGCCAGCCGTACCTGCCCCGGCCGTGCCACAATGACCTTCTCACCGCCAATTTCCTGAATGCCGGCGGCAAGCTGGTCATCCTGGACTGGGAATACGCCGGGATGGGCGATGAGACCTTCGACCTGGCGAATTTCTCGCACCACCATTCGCTCGATGATGACCAGGTTCGCTTCTTGCTCGGCGCCTATTATGGCCAGGCCAGCGAGCGCCGTTTTGCCCGCCTAAAGCTGATGGAGCCGCTTTCGGATCTGCGCGAGGCGCTCTGGGGCACGGTTCAGACCGGGATTTCGACCCTGGACGAGGATTTCGCCGGCTATGCCGAGCAGTGGTACGCCCGCGCCGCCGCCGCCTTCGCCGATCCGCGCTTCTCCGGCTGGCTGGTTTTATCGTGA
- a CDS encoding maleylpyruvate isomerase N-terminal domain-containing protein — protein sequence MTIDPSYVEQNRTSTARIHSLAERLSDEELLHPVGEHWTVAITLAHLAFWDRRALHALDATEEVGELVAPDIDVVVNDYSLPLWAAIPPRQAARIAIESAEALDARLESYPPALLQIVHDFYPRWVVRAAHRNEHLDEVDAALRG from the coding sequence ATGACCATAGATCCATCTTATGTCGAGCAAAATCGCACTTCCACCGCCCGCATCCACTCCCTGGCCGAACGGCTGAGCGACGAGGAATTGCTGCACCCGGTCGGCGAACACTGGACCGTCGCCATCACCCTCGCCCACCTGGCCTTTTGGGACCGGCGGGCGCTGCACGCCCTCGACGCCACCGAGGAAGTCGGCGAACTGGTTGCGCCCGACATCGATGTCGTCGTCAACGACTATTCGTTGCCGCTGTGGGCGGCCATCCCCCCGCGGCAGGCTGCACGCATCGCCATCGAATCGGCCGAGGCGCTGGATGCCCGCCTGGAGAGCTATCCTCCGGCGCTGCTGCAAATCGTCCATGATTTCTACCCGCGCTGGGTGGTGCGGGCCGCCCATCGCAACGAACACCTGGATGAAGTCGACGCCGCCCTGCGAGGGTGA
- a CDS encoding PadR family transcriptional regulator, giving the protein MRVAAVSAFGIEHALLGFVHERPVHGYELYQQLSAPSGLWQVWRLKQSHLYALLARLVEQGYLTATVQVQETRPSRKVYTLTDDGRVAFQQWLQDPVGHGRQMRFEFLAKLYWAYRQAPEAALALIDKQYEVCQFWSASLSDGMESASGGQGAPYFSYAVHQFRVNQIESFLGWLAACRQALTASSA; this is encoded by the coding sequence ATGAGAGTAGCCGCCGTTTCTGCTTTCGGTATCGAACACGCCCTCCTTGGCTTTGTCCATGAACGCCCGGTTCATGGCTACGAGCTTTATCAGCAGCTATCTGCCCCTTCCGGTTTGTGGCAGGTCTGGCGGCTGAAACAGAGCCATCTCTATGCTCTACTGGCCAGGCTTGTGGAGCAGGGCTATCTCACGGCCACGGTGCAAGTGCAGGAGACCCGCCCTTCGCGCAAGGTCTATACCCTTACTGACGACGGGCGGGTGGCGTTCCAGCAGTGGCTGCAAGACCCGGTTGGGCATGGCCGGCAAATGCGATTCGAGTTTCTGGCCAAGCTCTATTGGGCCTACCGTCAGGCGCCGGAGGCGGCGCTTGCCCTGATCGACAAGCAGTATGAGGTATGCCAGTTCTGGTCAGCGTCATTGAGCGATGGTATGGAATCGGCGTCAGGCGGGCAGGGGGCGCCCTATTTTTCCTATGCCGTTCACCAGTTTCGGGTGAACCAGATCGAGTCGTTTCTCGGTTGGCTGGCTGCTTGCCGCCAGGCGCTGACGGCATCGTCGGCATGA
- the modA gene encoding molybdate ABC transporter substrate-binding protein yields MKTSPSRFYHRATSMRRFYHFFILVAAVLAVSGCAAPAAATQLPLPTPVATAAEASTLTIFAAASLTDAFNELGQNFTTAHPGVEVVFNFAGSNQLATQIGEGAPADVFASANAAQMSAAIDSGRIVTGTQLTFVGNRLVVVMPSDNPSGLTELQDLAKPRLKIVLAAKEVPVGQYALDFLDKAEADGSLGAGYKDKVLANVVSYEENVRGVLTKVALGEADAGIVYTSDVASAPEKVTEIEIPDQLNTIAKYPIAPLHDSAQLELAQQFVDYVLSADGQQVLAKYGFIPVK; encoded by the coding sequence ATGAAGACATCACCATCACGCTTCTACCATCGGGCGACTTCAATGCGTCGGTTTTACCACTTCTTCATCCTTGTGGCTGCTGTACTGGCTGTTTCTGGATGTGCAGCACCTGCGGCTGCCACCCAGCTGCCCCTCCCGACCCCAGTCGCGACTGCCGCAGAAGCGTCCACGCTCACTATCTTTGCAGCCGCCTCGTTGACAGACGCCTTTAACGAACTCGGACAGAACTTCACCACCGCTCACCCTGGCGTAGAAGTCGTCTTCAACTTCGCCGGCTCCAACCAACTGGCTACGCAGATCGGCGAAGGCGCGCCGGCGGATGTCTTTGCATCGGCGAACGCTGCGCAAATGAGCGCCGCCATCGATAGCGGTCGTATCGTGACGGGCACGCAGCTGACTTTTGTCGGCAATCGGCTGGTGGTCGTGATGCCCAGCGACAATCCCTCCGGGCTGACGGAGCTGCAAGATTTGGCGAAGCCGAGGCTAAAGATCGTTTTGGCCGCCAAAGAAGTGCCAGTCGGCCAATATGCGTTGGATTTCCTCGACAAGGCCGAGGCCGATGGCAGCCTGGGCGCCGGCTACAAAGACAAAGTCCTGGCTAATGTGGTCTCGTACGAGGAAAACGTGCGTGGGGTGTTGACGAAGGTCGCGCTGGGTGAAGCCGACGCTGGCATCGTCTACACCTCGGATGTGGCATCGGCCCCAGAGAAAGTCACGGAAATCGAGATCCCCGACCAGCTCAATACGATTGCCAAGTATCCCATTGCGCCGCTGCACGACAGCGCTCAATTGGAACTGGCGCAGCAGTTCGTCGACTACGTGCTTTCTGCCGATGGGCAACAGGTGCTGGCGAAGTATGGCTTCATCCCCGTCAAGTGA
- a CDS encoding ABC transporter permease, which translates to MELTLPRAAERRSGLQRGRRETLGLMLLALPMLLFLGLPLLALVFRLRPLSLVESLSNAAVAQALYLSLTTTALSTVVAVVFGTPLAYLLARRDFRGRAIVDTLVDLPMVLPPSVAGIALLIAFGRRGLVGGYLDTIGLSLAFSQTAVVMAQVFVAAPFFIKAAVSGFAGVDRDLEQAAAIDGAGSWRIFRHITTPLAWTVLLGGMMMTWARALGEFGATIIFAGNLPGRTQTMPLAIYLGYELNLNVALTLSVILMATSFLVLFVVKRLLRQRLGVV; encoded by the coding sequence ATGGAATTGACCTTGCCGCGCGCGGCCGAGCGACGAAGCGGTCTGCAAAGGGGCAGACGCGAAACGCTCGGTCTCATGCTCCTGGCGCTGCCGATGCTGCTGTTTCTCGGCTTGCCGCTGTTGGCTCTGGTCTTCCGCCTTCGTCCCCTGTCACTGGTCGAGAGCCTCAGCAATGCTGCTGTTGCTCAGGCTCTCTATCTCAGCCTGACGACCACCGCCCTCAGCACCGTCGTTGCCGTCGTCTTCGGCACGCCGTTGGCCTATTTGCTGGCGCGGCGCGATTTTCGCGGGCGGGCAATCGTCGATACGCTGGTCGATCTGCCAATGGTGCTGCCGCCTTCGGTGGCTGGCATCGCTTTGCTGATCGCCTTTGGTCGGCGCGGGCTTGTGGGCGGGTATCTTGACACGATTGGTCTCAGTCTTGCCTTTAGCCAGACGGCTGTGGTGATGGCGCAGGTCTTCGTGGCGGCGCCTTTCTTCATCAAGGCTGCTGTGTCTGGTTTTGCCGGCGTCGATCGCGATCTCGAGCAGGCCGCGGCCATCGATGGCGCCGGCAGTTGGCGCATTTTCCGCCACATCACCACACCCCTGGCCTGGACCGTCCTGCTCGGTGGTATGATGATGACCTGGGCGCGGGCATTGGGTGAATTTGGCGCCACCATCATTTTTGCCGGCAATCTGCCCGGTCGCACCCAGACCATGCCCCTTGCCATCTATCTTGGCTACGAACTGAACCTGAATGTAGCGTTGACGCTGTCCGTGATCCTGATGGCAACGTCGTTTCTGGTGCTTTTCGTCGTCAAGCGGCTTTTGCGGCAGCGGCTTGGCGTCGTTTGA
- a CDS encoding glycosyltransferase yields MRIALIALGSRGDVQPYVALGAGLHRAGHMVRIITHENYAGLVQAQGLEFWPVSGNVQDVAETEEMRALVEKGNFLAISREMAKQAQQATLLWAQEGLDGCRGMDTLIAGIGGLFVGLALAEKLDTAFIQAHVTPFTPTADFPGALAPSSLPRLGGAVNRLSHHLTRQMMWQPFRSADASMRQQVLGLAPASFWGPFGDDRLRRSPTLYGFSPAVVPKPADWGADVHVTGYWVLEAEAEWNPPAELVNFLEQGPPPVFIGFGSMTQRKPQETADLVMRALAQTKLRGVIQSGWANLRRGEVSSPVSSPVSSPGPADVIFIDSIPHTWLFPRMAAVVHHGGAGATAAGLRAGVPSVIIPFFGDQPFWGGRVQELGVGPAPIPRSQLTADRLTQTIESATSDQAMRKRAAELGARIRREDGIGAAVAAIQNRR; encoded by the coding sequence ATGCGCATTGCTCTCATCGCCCTGGGCAGCCGGGGAGACGTGCAACCTTATGTCGCCCTGGGGGCAGGGCTGCACCGGGCCGGGCACATGGTGCGGATCATCACGCACGAGAACTACGCCGGGTTGGTGCAGGCGCAGGGGCTTGAGTTCTGGCCGGTGTCGGGCAACGTGCAGGACGTGGCCGAGACCGAGGAAATGCGGGCGCTGGTCGAGAAAGGGAATTTCCTGGCCATCAGCCGCGAGATGGCCAAACAGGCCCAGCAAGCCACCCTGCTTTGGGCGCAAGAGGGGCTGGATGGCTGCCGGGGCATGGACACGCTGATCGCCGGCATCGGCGGGCTGTTCGTGGGCCTGGCCCTGGCCGAGAAACTGGACACTGCCTTCATCCAGGCGCATGTCACACCTTTCACCCCCACGGCCGACTTTCCCGGCGCCCTCGCCCCCTCATCGTTGCCCCGGCTCGGCGGCGCCGTCAATCGCCTCTCGCACCACCTCACCCGCCAGATGATGTGGCAGCCGTTCCGCTCCGCCGACGCGTCGATGCGCCAACAGGTGTTGGGCCTGGCCCCGGCTTCGTTCTGGGGGCCGTTTGGCGATGACCGGCTGCGTCGCTCGCCCACGCTGTACGGGTTCAGCCCGGCCGTCGTCCCCAAACCGGCCGACTGGGGCGCAGACGTCCATGTCACCGGCTACTGGGTCCTGGAGGCGGAAGCCGAGTGGAACCCGCCCGCCGAACTGGTGAACTTCTTGGAGCAAGGCCCGCCGCCGGTGTTCATCGGCTTTGGCAGCATGACCCAGCGCAAACCGCAGGAGACAGCCGATCTCGTCATGCGGGCGCTGGCGCAGACCAAATTGCGCGGCGTCATCCAATCGGGATGGGCCAACCTGCGTAGGGGCGAGGTCTCCTCGCCCGTCTCCTCGCCCGTCTCCTCGCCCGGTCCGGCTGACGTGATCTTCATCGACTCCATCCCCCACACCTGGCTGTTCCCGCGCATGGCGGCGGTCGTCCACCACGGCGGCGCCGGCGCCACCGCCGCCGGTCTGCGCGCCGGCGTCCCCTCCGTCATCATCCCCTTCTTCGGCGATCAGCCATTCTGGGGCGGCCGGGTGCAGGAACTGGGGGTCGGGCCAGCGCCCATCCCTCGATCCCAGCTAACCGCCGACCGTCTGACGCAGACAATCGAATCCGCGACAAGTGACCAGGCCATGCGCAAGCGCGCGGCTGAGCTAGGTGCGCGTATCCGACGGGAAGATGGGATTGGCGCCGCCGTTGCCGCCATCCAGAACCGCCGCTGA
- a CDS encoding VOC family protein has protein sequence MTPCLWFDHQAEEAMYFYTSIFKNSKIGDTSRYGEAGLGEPLKMGKLEIAGLRRAFEAG, from the coding sequence ATGACCCCCTGTTTGTGGTTCGACCATCAGGCCGAAGAGGCCATGTATTTCTACACCTCGATCTTCAAAAACTCGAAGATCGGTGACACCTCGCGCTATGGCGAGGCCGGGCTGGGCGAACCGCTGAAGATGGGCAAATTGGAAATCGCCGGGCTGCGACGGGCTTTCGAGGCAGGGTGA